The Solanum stenotomum isolate F172 unplaced genomic scaffold, ASM1918654v1 scaffold2630, whole genome shotgun sequence sequence attaaaaacaaaCTAAGTACCATATATAGAATGGTACTCTCAAATTGGTTTATTCCAACCTGAAGTAATACCATATGTAGTACAATCTCAAAACAGAAATGGAAAACAGAATATCACACAATTATGAATTATAGCATTTGTATAAGCAGAATATCAGCATGAGTCGTCTATCAATATTATCTATTCCATCAGCCACTTGATCTATGTCTTCATTCATTTAGTTTTTGGGCCTCTATCTTGATCCTGATTCTTTTCATTACCGCCTCCATGTTGATCAGCATTTTACTCATTAGCTCCTACAACTTGACCAACAGTTTGCTCATTAGCGCCTCCATCTTGAACAACATTTTGCTCATTAGCGCCTCCATCTTGATCAACATTTTGCTCATTAACGCCTCCATCTTGAACAACATTTTGCTCACTAGGGCCTCCATCTTGATCAACATTTTGCTCATTAGCGCCTCCATCTTGAACaacattttgctcattagtgcCTCCACCTTGATCAACATTTTGCTCATTAGCGCCTCCATCTTGAACaacattttgctcattagtgcCTCCACCTTGATCAACATTTTGCTCATTAGCGCCTCCACCTTGATCAACATTTTGCTCATTAGCGCCTCCACCTTGATCAACATTTTGCTCATTAGAGCCTCCACCTTGATCAACATTTTGCTCATTAGCGCCTCCACTTTGATCaacattaataaaatttgaattattattaaaagtgggaagaatctaaatcaaaatttgaattacCATTTCACCCttcaactaaataaaaaatgaaaacattgattaattaattattaaataataatcttatcatattaataaattattatactaATGCTAATCATGATATACAGTTAGCCGTCACTTCAAATTCCCAGGAGTTATGACCGTTTCATCTCCAATACCGCTACACATCTTTTCAGAAATCAAAAGTCTGAAATAGATCTCCTCAGTAATTAGGATTCATATACTGATCCAAGCGCAACTTCTACTTGTGGAGATGGGTCGCTTCAAGAACTACGGCCATGCTCTCGGGCCTGGTATATTTTTTATCCCgtttcttttctattttgtttgattaaatCTTGAATAACAGTAGATGATAACAAATGGTTGTTTTGGTATCTCTTTTTCTATggtttcttaatttctttatccTTTTTGGGACTATATCAtgttaacttatttttatttttctctcatgATACTATGACTTGCTTCAATTTAAAATGGTGTCAAAAAGTGAGCTTGAAGTACTTTTAAATGGCATCAAGAATTGATCTTCAGGTTTCCAAAGATTTGTCGTAAGGACCTCGAGGAGAATATAAGATTTATCTAAAATGGCTGAGCAAACGAAGCAGGAATTGCTAACCAAATGAAGGATGCGTTCAAATAGTTTGTCTTTCAAGAACCAGTTATTTGGAAACAGGTGTAAGGATAGGTACAtagtactcttttttttttttttttcctaaaccAATATACTGAAAAAAAATGTGAGTCCTTTTTCCTGTGTGACTACGATGCCTAGAGGATAATTTCACTTTTCTAATGAGGCTTTGTTGCATATAGTGGTGTAGAATAAGAAAATGATGGTTGCCATCGTATGTATGAACTCGATGATTTCTTGTAGtaaattgaatttttcaatcaacAACCTAACTTTTTCCAAGGGTTGTTATGTGCCATGATGTTAATATGAGCTATAAAAATGAATTCCCTTAAAATTATTTAGATCAGTCTATTTAACTTTGCTTCAGTGTTCTTTTTCCTACTTAACTccgttttctcaagtaaatttagtattttcGTTAGTGTGCTTGATAATCAAGAATTTCACTATGAATTGACGGAAGAAAAAAACCTTTCTGATAACCATTTTCGTCTCAACACTTTCTTTCTTCACCATCAAACACAATGTCTTAGACCCTTCGTTA is a genomic window containing:
- the LOC125851484 gene encoding uncharacterized protein LOC125851484 — protein: MFSFFIYGGANEQNVDQGGGSNEQNVDQGGGANEQNVDQGGGANEQNVDQGGGTNEQNVVQDGGANEQNVDQGGGTNEQNVVQDGGANEQNVDQDGGPSEQNVVQDGGVNEQNVDQDGGANEQNVVQDGGANEQTVGQVVGANE